In Uranotaenia lowii strain MFRU-FL chromosome 2, ASM2978415v1, whole genome shotgun sequence, one genomic interval encodes:
- the LOC129742130 gene encoding uncharacterized protein LOC129742130 has translation MSDPANDTIRNAEKSVNNRNCMYCEEVDSEDDMVQCDMCSFWSHYQCAGVTEAVKSVPWNCTKCSNLLHVPKIRKPVKKNVSKRTGSAKSDVGTEPREGRPSIQESLSLLEQESAAIEQQLQEEKILHDKRLELERSVNEKRRALQQKMQEEKLRQEKLQLEQQLADHKDFLIRQKQMRDQFRKMKADLSQEFESEEEDSDPDVGSTKTKAWIETQEDPRGAYPKKPAAAPRSFPLTVRNALEERHGETDSEQSGIGRQRKHEPLATSSKGEAQAEKKKNVDSDHRFKELLEHYLRANGSQQEPEASEPEESELEKLEQALIRKLLERNTLGRACSVSSGPTKEQLAARQAASKHLPTFRGEPEVWPQFISCFEYTTEACGYTNTDNLKRLQDSLQGLAKEAVQSRLLMPESVPEVIEDLRQLFGNPEKLLKSLMAKVRKVQAPRVDKLESFLYFGITVKQLCDHLVAAKLHDHLSNPMLVAELVDKLPSDYQLDWVRFKRGRTDLPLRMFADFMKGIVSEVSEVADFNGEQNTAVAEGRRMYKRKERVNTHDTKVFPVVQNTMPARTRKPCPMCNRTDHKLRFCDDFSSMSLPDRQRLVDRLKLCNICLCDHGKIKCTFKVRCEIRSCKGNHHTLLHRHEEAVNVTVAECNPHHNVDRSVIFRMIPITLHHGGKAVQTLAFLDEGASTTLVESSLAESLGVEGTPEPLVIVWTGNVKRNEDSSRKIDLLVSAVDSRRKFMMSSAHTVGELKLPLHKACYRSIVDKYHHLDGVPLSSTKMEVPRVLIGLDNLHLFAPLESKVGAPGEPIAVRSALGWAIYGPDSRLEQQQHHYLNHHLVQSLNNRQLHDLMAEQYAQEELHVAQGNPIESEEIQRARETLESTTVRVGDRFETGLLWKQEPVFPDSYPMALNRLKSLERRFQREPHMKQNVNQQIEYYLAKGYCHKATAEELKSTNPSSVWYLPLNVVLNPKKPHKVRLVWDAAAKSQGVSLNSYLLKGPDLLASLPAVISKFRERRVAVGGDIKEMYHQLRIREADKQAQRFLFRFPEDDHPTVFVMDVATFGAASSPCSAQYVKNLNAQQFSTRYPAAAQAIVHRHYVDDYYDSFDTEEEAIERTREVRWIHSKGGFEITNWTSNSTAVLRSLGVGGGSRESIHLNQDKVTDYERVLGIMWDTQNDVFSFAVPINAAATEAEPPKKRGVLSTVMSLFDPIGLLAPFTVLGKMLMQDLWRAGCDWDQRIDGECLDKWRQWVAMFSLVEGVRIPRCNFGSTPSDRFGQIQLHIFSDAGENAYGSVAYLRICVENTVKCSLVMARSKVAPIKLLSIPRLELKAAVLGAHLSHTVKNNHSLPIHQIFYWSDSRTVLSWIQSDQRRYQPFVGFRIGEILSLSKLTDWRYVPTKLNVADSLTKWGRLPDLSSEGSWFRGPEFLYQQPSEWPQQNLPAANTRTEIKAIHLFHGVELPSCFIDVTRFSKWNVAVRTVACIFRFISNCRRRAAGKSIEAVLSTPKLKKLIKVEIPFVVVPLRQDEHRCAENTLFRLAQSESYSDEIKILKKNAELPFQNWFPLEKSSPLYKLVPLIDADGVLRMEGRSEKAEFLPFDLRFPIILPRSHYVTDLLIQQYHERFGHGFRETVKNEIKQRFLISGLTNLIRRTERSCVWCKVRKCLPKNPRMAALPVQRLTPFKRPFNFVGIDYLGPVEVVVGRRREKRWVAVFTCMVVRAVHLEVVHSLTAQSCIMAIRRFISRRGPASEYFTDNGTNFRGASKEIIQRVREIDAVCADEFTTAITSWHFIPPGTPHMGGAWERMVRSVKQVMAALDDGRRLNDEILLTTLAETEDMINSRPLTLVTTDSVMGALCPNVFLRGSDPNEPHEVIQPTHPAEALRDAYKRSQQLSDELWKRWIREYVPTVNQRSKQSTQSMGSRSHRGADRFW, from the exons ATGTCGGATCCGGCGAATGATACGATCAGGAATGCGGAGAAATCGGTCAACAATCGCAACTGCATGTATTGCGAGGAAGTTGATAGCGAAGATGACATGGTCCAATGCGACATGTGTAGCTTTTGGAGCCACTATCAATGTGCGGGAGTTACCGAGGCAGTGAAGAGTGTGCCATGGAACTGCACGAAATGCAGTAATTTGTTGCACGTTCCCAAAATAAGGAAACCAGTTAAAAAGAACGTTTCCAAACGGACGGGAAGTGCCAAAAGCGATGTCGGAACGGAGCCTCGAGAAGGTCGGCCATCGATTCAAGAATCTCTGAGCCTTCTCGAACAAGAATCGGCTGCGATCGAGCAGCAATTGCAGGAGGAGAAAATACTGCACGACAAACGCTTGGAATTGGAGAGATCGGTGAACGAAAAAAGGCGTGCGCTTCAACAAAAGATGCAGGAGGAAAAACTTCGCCAAGAGAAGCTGCAACTAGAACAGCAATTGGCGGACCACAAGGACTTCTTGATCCGGCAGAAGCAGATGCGCGACCAGTTCCGGAAAATGAAAGCCGATCTGAGTCAGGAGTTTGAGAGCGAGGAAGAGGACAGCGATCCGGATGTTGGTTCCACGAAGACGAAGGCGTGGATAGAGACGCAAGAAGATCCCCGCGGCGCTTACCCCAAGAAGCCGGCAGCAGCGCCAAGGAGTTTTCCTCTCACTGTGCGTAACGCGTTGGAGGAACGGCATGGCGAGACAGATTCGGAACAGAGCGGGATTGGGCGCCAACGCAAGCACGAACCATTGGCGACGTCATCGAAAGGCGAGGCTCAAGCGGAGAAGAAGAAAAACGTAGACTCCGACCATCGTTTCAAAGAGCTGTTGGAGCATTATTTGAGGGCAAATGGGTCGCAACAGGAGCCGGAAGCATCCGAACCGGAAGAGTCTGAGCTGGAAAAGCTTGAACAGGCTTTGATTAGGAAGTTGTTAGAACGTAACACGTTAGGACGAGCTTGTAGTGTTAGTTCAGGGCCGACTAAAGAACAGTTGGCTGCACGACAAGCTGCGTCCAAACATCTTCCTACTTTTCGAGGCGAGCCAGAGGTGTGGCCCCAATTCATCAGTTGCTTCGAATACACCACGGAGGCGTGTGGATACACCAATACCGACAATTTGAAGAGACTTCAAGACAGCCTTCAAGGACTAGCCAAGGAAGCAGTACAAAGCCGATTGCTCATGCCTGAGTCGGTGCCTGAGGTCATCGAAGATCTGCGTCAACTGTTCGGTAATCCGGAAAAGCTGTTGAAGTCACTGATGGCGAAAGTGCGGAAGGTACAAGCCCCTCGAGTGGACAAATTAGAGTCGTTCCTGTACTTCGGGATCACGGTAAAGCAGTTGTGTGATCACCTTGTTGCGGCCAAGCTACACGACCACTTGAGCAACCCCATGCTGGTAGCGGAACTCGTCGATAAGCTGCCATCCGATTATCAATTGGATTGGGTACGCTTTAAGAGAGGTAGGACTGATCTTCCTCTTCGTATGTTTGCCGATTTCATGAAGGGAATCGTGTCGGAAGTTTCTGAGGTGGCTGACTTCAACGGGGAGCAGAACACTGCGGTTGCGGAAGGACGGCGAATGTACAAAAGGAAGGAGCGCGTGAATACCCACGACACTAAAGTGTTTCCGGTCGTGCAGAATACGATGCCGGCGAGAACGAGAAAACCCTGCCCGATGTGCAATCGCACAGACCACAAACTAAGGTTCTGTGACGATTTTTCGTCGATGTCATTACCGGATCGTCAAAGGTTGGTCGATAGACTCAAGCTGTGCAACATTTGTCTGTGTGACCATGGGAAGATAAAGTGCACCTTCAAAGTACGGTGCGAGATACGGAGCTGCAAAGGAAACCACCACACGCTGCTGCACAGGCACGAGGAAGCAGTTAACGTTACCGTGGCGGAATGCAACCCACATCATAATGTCGATCGGTCAGTAATCTTCCGAATGATACCGATTACTTTGCATCATGGAGGAAAGGCGGTTCAAACCTTGGCGTTCCTGGACGAAGGAGCTTCAACAACACTTGTTGAGAGCTCTCTAGCAGAATCGTTGGGCGTCGAGGGAACTCCGGAACCCCTGGTCATCGTGTGGACAGGAAATGTTAAGCGGAATGAAGATAGTTCGAGGAAAATCGACCTGCTGGTATCTGCCGTGGATTCTCGTAGAAAGTTCATGATGTCTTCTGCCCACACTGTCGGAGAATTGAAGCTGCCTCTACATAAGGCCTGTTACAGAAGCATCGTAGATAAATATCACCACTTAGATGGAGTTCCTTTGTCGAGTACCAAAATGGAAGTTCCCAGAGTTCTTATAGGCCTCGACAACCTACATCTATTCGCCCCTCTGGAGTCCAAGGTTGGTGCCCCGGGAGAACCGATAGCCGTGCGTTCAGCGCTGGGTTGGGCAATCTACGGTCCTGATTCGAGActtgagcagcagcagcatcactATTTGAACCATCATCTTGTTCAAAGCTTGAACAATCGTCAGCTTCACGATCTGATGGCGGAGCAGTACGCTCAGGAAGAGCTTCATGTAGCACAAGGCAATCCCATAGAATCGGAGGAAATCCAGAGGGCCCGTGAGACCCTTGAATCGACAACTGTCCGAGTAGGAGACCGCTTCGAAACGGGGCTACTTTGGAAGCAGGAGCCTGTTTTTCCAGATAGCTATCCGATGGCGCTGAACCGACTGAAGAGCCTGGAACGACGTTTTCAACGAGAGCCGCATATGAAACAGAACGTGAACCAGCAGATTGAATACTACCTGGCCAAAGGCTACTGTCATAAGGCCACAGCAGAAGAGCTGAAGAGTACCAATCCTTCTTCCGTGTGGTATCTTCCTCTTAATGTCGTGCTGAATCCTAAGAAGCCGCATAAGGTACGTTTGGTGTGGGATGCAGCGGCCAAATCGCAGGGAGTTTCTCTCAATTCTTACCTGCTCAAAGGCCCCGATCTATTGGCATCACTTCCGGCGGTCATCAGCAAGTTTCGAGAGCGACGAGTTGCAGTGGGAGGTGACATCAAAGAGATGTACCATCAGCTCAGGATTAGAGAGGCAGACAAGCAGGCGCAAAGGTTTCTTTTCCGGTTCCCGGAAGACGATCATCCTACCgttttcgtcatggacgtgGCCACCTTCGGCGCTGCCAGTTCTCCATGCTCGGCGCAATACGTCAAGAACCTGAATGCCCAACAGTTTTCCACTCGTTATCCAGCAGCAGCACAGGCCATCGTTCATCGCCATTATGTCGATGACTACTACGACAGCTTCGACACCGAAGAGGAAGCCATCGAGCGAACCAGAGAGGTACGTTGGATCCACTCGAAAGGTGGATTCGAGATCACCAATTGGACGTCTAACTCTACAGCTGTTCTTCGAAGTTTGGGAGTgggtggtggctccagagagtcaatCCATTTGAACCAAGACAAGGTGACGGATTACGAACGAGTTCTCGGCATCATGTGGGACACACAGAACGACGTGTTTTCCTTTGCGGTACCCATAAACGCAGCAGCTACAGAGGCAGAACCACCAAAGAAAAGGGGAGTCCTGAGCACGGTCATGTCGCTGTTCGATCCAATCGGCCTGTTGGCTCCATTTACGGTGTTGGGAAAGATGCTCATGCAAGACCTGTGGCGAGCGGGTTGCGACTGGGACCAGCGAATCGACGGAGAGTGCCTGGATAAGTGGCGACAGTGGGTCGCGATGTTTTCTCTGGTTGAGGGTGTTCGGATTCCAAGATGTAACTTTGGCTCGACACCTTCTGACCGATTTGGCCAAATACAGCTACATATCTTTAGTGATGCCGGGGAGAATGCGTACGGAAGCGTTGCGTATCTACGGATTTGTGTGGAAAATACCGTAAAATGTTCGTTGGTGATGGCTCGATCGAAAGTAGCACCGATAAAACTTCTTTCCATTCCACGGCTTGAACTGAAAGCAGCAGTCTTGGGAGCGCACCTGAGTCACACCGTTAAGAACAACCATTCCCTTCCtattcatcaaattttctactGGAGTGATTCTCGAACTGTTCTCTCCTGGATTCAATCCGACCAACGTCGTTATCAACCGTTCGTCGGCTTCCGTATCGGAGAAATTCTGAGTCTCTCCAAGCTGACAGACTGGCGCTACGTTCCAACCAAGCTAAATGTAGCAGATTCGCTCACCAAATGGGGTCGTCTTCCGGATCTTTCGAGCGAAGGTTCATGGTTTCGTGGCCCGGAGTTCCTGTACCAGCAGCCGTCGGAATGGCCTCAACAGAATCTTCCCGCTGCAAATACACGAACGGAAATCAAGGCAATACACCTTTTTCACGGTGTTGAGCTTCCAAGTTGCTTTATCGACGTGACTAGATTTTCGAAGTGGAATGTTGCAGTTCGCACCGTGGCATGCATTTTCCGATTCATCTCCAACTGCCGGCGCCGAGCCGCTGGCAAATCCATCGAAGCAGTCCTTTCGACTCCAAAGCTTAAAAAGCTCATCAAGGTTGAAATTCCCTTTGTAGTGGTTCCGTTGCGGCAAGACGAGCATCGATGTGCCGAAAATACTCTCTTCAGGTTGGCTCAGAGCGAGTCGTACAGCGACGAAATCAAGATATTGAAGAAGAATGCAGAATTACCTTTTCAAAATTGGTTTCCACTAGAAAAGTCCAGCCCTCTCTACAAGCTTGTGCCCTTGATCGACGCCGATGGTGTGTTGAGGATGGAAGGTCGTTCTGAAAAGGCAGAGTTCCTCCCTTTCGACCTTCGCTTTCCAATAATTCTACCAAGATCTCACTACGTTACAGATCTTTTAATTCAACAATACCATGAAAGGTTTGGGCATGGATTTCGAGAGACGGTGAAGAATGAAATCAAGCAACGTTTTCTGATTAGCGGTCTTACCAATTTGATAAGACGAACCGAACGAAGCTGCGTGTGGTGTAAGGTCCGAAAATGTCTGCCGAAGAATCCACGAATGGCTGCACTTCCTGTACAAAGATTAACTCCATTTAAACGTCCATTTAACTTCGTGGGCATTGATTACCTGGGTCCTGTTGAAGTCGTCGTCGGCCGCCGCAGAGAAAAACGCTGGGTTGCGGTGTTCACGTGCATGGTTGTTAGAGCGGTGCATTTGGAAGTTGTCCACAGTCTTACCGCGCAATCATGCATCATGGCGATCCGCCGTTTCATCAGCCGCCGAGGTCCAGCCTCCGAATACTTCACAGACAACGGGACGAACTTCCGAGGTGCGAGTAAGGAGATAATCCAACGGGTACGAGAAATTGATGCTGTTTGTGCCGATGAATTTACGACTGCTATCACGAGTTGGCACTTCATCCCACCTGGAACACCCCACATGGGAGGGGCGTGGGAAAGGATGGTGCGCTCGGTGAAGCAAGTCATGGCCGCTTTGGACGACGGGCGTCGATTGAACGACGAAATCCTCCTGACTACGCTTGCTGAAACTGAGGACATGATCAACAGCCGGCCCCTAACTCTTGTAACCACGGACTCAGTGATGGGTGCACTTTGTCCAAATGTCTTCCTGCGAGGTTCAGATCCCAACGAGCCGCATGAAGTCATTCAACCTACGCATCCTGCAGAAGCACTTCGGGATGCTTACAAGAGATCGCAGCAGCTGTCCGACGAGTTATGGAAGCGGTGGATTAGAGAGTACGTGCCGACAGTCAACCAACGGTCCAA GCAGTCGACGCAAAGCATGGGTTCGAGGAGTCATCGAGGAGCCGATCGTTTCTGGTGA